The following are encoded together in the Vigna unguiculata cultivar IT97K-499-35 chromosome 2, ASM411807v1, whole genome shotgun sequence genome:
- the LOC114173860 gene encoding 60S ribosomal protein L8-3 — protein sequence MGRVIRAQRKGAGSVFKSHTHHRKGPARFRSLDFGERNGYLKGVVTDIIHDPGRGAPLAKVTFRHPFRYKKQTELFVAAEGLYTGQFLYCGKKATLVVGNVLPLRSIPEGAVICNVEHHVGDRGVFARASGDYAIVISHNPDNDTSRIKLPSGAKKIVPSACRAMIGQVAGGGRTEKPLLKAGNAYHKFRVKRNCWPKVRGVAMNPVEHPHGGGNHQHIGHASTVRRDAPPGQKVGLIAARRTGRLRGQAAATAAKADKTT from the exons ATGGGAAGGGTAATTCGCGCCCAGCGTAAGGGTGCGGGGTCTGTTTTCAAGTCCCACACCCACCACCGCAAGGGTCCGGCGAGGTTCCGCAGTCTCGATTTCGGAGAACGCAATGGCTACCTGAAGGGAGTGGTCACCGACATTATTCACGATCCCGGTCGCGGCGCTCCACTTGCCAAGGTTACATTTCGCCATCCCTTCCGCTACAAGAAGCAGACGGAACTCTTCGTCGCCGCGGAAGGTCTTTACACTGGGCAGTTCCTCTACTGCGGCAAGAAGGCCACCCTCGTAGTTGGCAACGTCTTGCCCCTCCGATCTATCCCCGAGGGTGCGGTCATCTGCAACGTTGAACACCATGTCGGCGATCGCGGCGTCTTCGCCAGAGCCTCCGGCGACTACGCCATTGTTATCAGCCACAACCCGGATAACGACACATCTAG GATCAAGCTTCCATCTGGAGCGAAGAAGATTGTGCCAAGTGCATGTAGGGCAATGATTGGGCAAGTTGCAGGTGGAGGGAGAACTGAGAAGCCTCTTCTTAAGGCCGGTAATGCTTACCATAAGTTTAGAGTGAAGAGGAACTGCTGGCCTAAGGTGCGTGGTGTGGCTATGAATCCAGTTGAGCATCCTCACGGAGGAGGTAACCACCAGCACATTGGGCATGCTAGTACTGTCAGGCGTGATGCTCCTCCTGGCCAGAAGGTTGGTCTCATTGCTGCCAGAAGGACTGGTCGTCTTAGAGGCCAAGCCGCTGCCACTGCTGCTAAAGCTGACAAGACTACTTAA
- the LOC114173859 gene encoding protein EARLY-RESPONSIVE TO DEHYDRATION 7, chloroplastic-like has translation MASQNPNQRNSLYPQVIDSNPDAPSPLLNTNPSSSSQIPLYPSIDYNDLVQNLFSEDASAAGSPSAPPEATEEVLLRIPGAILNLVDKDYSVELACGDFSVIRLRQGDNAVAVYARVAEEIQWPLAKDETAVKVDDSHYFFSFRVPKGSDPGEEEEDVLSYGLTIASKGQEGLLKELDAVLENCSCFSVQRVSENAKKKGEALDESVAKEVSPKDLKSGKKKEMMEERCAAYWTTLAPNVEDYSGTAAKMIAAGSGHVVKGILWCGDVTVDRLKWGNQVMKKRITPGSNAEVSPQTLKRIKRVKRVTKMTEKVANGFLSGVVKVSGFFTGSVVNSKAGKKFFSFLPGEVLLASLDGFSKVCDAVEVAGKNVMSTSSTVTTELVDHRYGEKAAEATSEGFTAAGHALGTAWAAFKIRKAINPKSVLKPTTLAKAGAKAAASEFKDKSSK, from the exons ATGGCTTCTCAAAACCCTAATCAAAGAAATTCTCTCTATCCTCAAGTAATCGATTCTAACCCCGATGCTCCTTCGCCTCTCCTCAATACCAATCCCTCATCCTCTTCGCAAATCCCACTCTACCCCTCCATTGACTACAACGACCTCGTTCAAAACCTCTTTTCCGAGGATGCCTCAGCTGCTGGCTCCCCCTCCGCGCCGCCTGAGGCCACCGAGGAGGTCCTCCTACGCATCCCCGGTGCGATCCTCAACCTCGTCGATAAGGACTACAGCGTCGAGCTTGCGTGCGGTGATTTTTCCGTCATCCGCCTCCGGCAGGGAGACAACGCTGTCGCCGTGTACGCGCGCGTTGCCGAAGAGATCCAATGGCCACTGGCGAAGGATGAGACCGCCGTGAAAGTCGACGATTCACACTATTTCTTCTCGTTCCGCGTCCCCAAGGGCTCCGATCCcggggaggaggaggaggatgTTCTTAGCTACGGGTTAACGATCGCTTCGAAGGGGCAGGAGGGGCTTCTGAAGGAGCTTGACGCTGTTTTGGAGAACTGCAGCTGCTTCTCCGTGCAGAGGGTTTCGGAGAATGCGAAGAAGAAAGGGGAGGCTCTGGATGAGAGCGTGGCGAAGGAGGTTTCGCCGAAGGATTTGAAGTcggggaagaagaaggagatgaTGGAGGAGCGGTGCGCTGCGTATTGGACGACTTTGGCGCCCAATGTGGAGGATTATAGTGGAACTGCTGCGAAGATGATCGCTGCAGGATCTGGACATGTGGTTAAGGGGATCTTGTGGTGTGGGGATGTGACCGTGGACAGGTTGAAATGGGGGAATCAGGTTATGAAAAAGAGGATAACTCCTGGTTCGAATGCTGAGGTTAGTCCTCAGACCTTGAAGCGGATTAAGAG GGTTAAGAGAGTTACTAAAATGACAGAGAAAGTAGCAAATGGTTTCCTCTCTGGGGTCGTGaaagtttctggatttttcaCCGGTTCAGTGGTAAACTCAAAAGCTGGAAAGAAATTTTTCAGCTTTCTACCGGGGGAAGTTCTACTTGCATCGTTGGATGGATTCA GTAAAGTGTGTGATGCTGTTGAAGTGGCTGGAAAGAATGTTATGTCAACGTCATCGACTGTGACAACCGAGCTTGTCGATCACAG GTATGGAGAAAAAGCAGCCGAAGCGACGAGTGAAGGCTTTACTGCTGCTGGTCATGCTTTGGGTACTGCCTGGGCTGCTTTTAAGATCAGGAAGGCTATCAACCCTAAGAGTGTTCTTAAACCTACAACCCTTGCCAAAGCTGGTGCCAAAGCTGCAGCTTCTGAATTTAAGGATAAAAGTTCCAAGTAA